The Amycolatopsis methanolica 239 nucleotide sequence CCGGACGACCCTGCCGCGTTGTCCGACGAGGAGTGGGCGCACTTCGTCTTCTTCCGCGACAACCCCAAGGGCCCGTTCGCCGAACGCTGGAGCCACGCCGCAGGCTGCCGGCGCTGGTTCAACGCGGTCCGCGACACCCGGACCTACGAGTTTCTGGCCGTGTACCCGATGGGGCAATCCGCACCGGAGGTGGCGTCATGAGCCGCATCAAGGGCTACGGCCGGATCGACCGCACCCGCACCGTCGGGTTCACCTTCGACGGGGTCGCCTACACCGGCCACCCGGGCGACACACTGGCGTCGGCACTGCTCGCGCACGGCGTGCACGGGGTGGGCACGAGCGTGAAGTTCGGCCGCCCGCGCGGGATCGGCGCGGCGTGGGTGGAGGACCCGACCGGGCTGGTGCAAATCGAGGAGCCGTTCCCGGAGCCGATGCTGCTCGCCGCGACCGTGGAGCTGACCGACGGGCTCGTGGCGCGCGGGGTGGCCGGGCAGGGACGGCTCGCGGAGGTGGCC carries:
- a CDS encoding sarcosine oxidase subunit delta, which gives rise to MQLITCPWCGPREEVEFHYGGQAHLAYPDDPAALSDEEWAHFVFFRDNPKGPFAERWSHAAGCRRWFNAVRDTRTYEFLAVYPMGQSAPEVAS